A genomic segment from Mustela lutreola isolate mMusLut2 chromosome 15, mMusLut2.pri, whole genome shotgun sequence encodes:
- the UNC13D gene encoding protein unc-13 homolog D isoform X1 yields the protein MSPVGWSKLSHRLPAGETSPEPPPSALPTPTLGLRLFREVCGGHHGDTAVPPPAAPSPRAPGHQDKAAQGQRPAGSARPQRSGGRGDVEEEIEPASHHLSPEERALLYEEALYTVLHRLGQPEPGHVRETSELLLYLREAFHVEPEEHQEMLQRVQKLEKPIFCLKATVKQAKGILGKDVSGFSDPYCLLGIEQGVSVQGGSPGSRRRQKAVVRHTIPEEHTHRTQVIEQTLNPVWEETFILEFEDINSSSFHLDMWDMDAVESVRQKLGELTDLHGLRRIFKEARKDKGQDDFLGNIVVRLQDLRCREDHWYPLEPCTETYPDRGQCHLQFQFIHKRRAPAASRSQPSYTVHLHLLQQLVSHEVTRHQAGSTSWDGSLSPQAATILFLHATQKDLSDFHQSMAQWLAYSRLYQSLEFPSSCLLHPITSIEYQWIQGRLKGEQLEELAASFSSLLAYGLSLIRKFRSVFPLSMADSPARLQSLLRVLVQMCKMKAFGELCPDSAPLPRLVTETLRTGTTEWFHLKQQHHQPMVQGLLEAGKALLSLVQDVIGDLLQCRHTWNKIFQNTLKVDLFSMAFVELQWLVAKQVQDHTAAVAGSPVSPEMGESLFQLYVSLKELYQLRPGPTDRDGVLALEGFQRWFQPAVPSWLQKTYSVALARVQRAVQMDELVPLGELTKHSTSAVDLSTCFAQISHTARQLDWPDPEEAFMITVKFVEDTCRLALVYCSLIKARARELSAGQKDQGQAANMLCVVVNDMEQLRLVIGKLPAQLAWEALEQRVGAVLEQDQLQNTLHAQLQGALAGLGHEIRTGVRTLAQQLEVGIATHIQKLVGVKESVLPEDAILPLMKFLEVKLCYMNTNLVQENFSSLLTLLWTHTLKVLTDAAASQRSCPLASSRLKIALQNLEICFYAEGCGLPPAALHTDDFQALQRDLELQAASSRELIRKYFCSRIQRQAETTSEELGAVTVKASYRASEQKLRVELLSASSLLPLDSNGSSDPFVQLTLEPRHEFPELAPRETQKHKKDLHPLFDETFEFLVPAEPCLKDGACLLLTVLDHDTLGADDLEGEAFLPLRSVPGLTGTEEPGEVPQTRLPLTYPALNGDPVLQLLESRKGDREAQVFVRLRRQRAKQASQHAPRPGQ from the exons ATGTCACCTGTGGGCTGGAGCAAGTTGAGCCACCGGCTGCCTGCTGGGGAGACGTCTCCGGAGCCTCCACCCagtgccctgcccacccccaccctcggTCTTCGCCTGTTCAGGGAAGTCTGTGG CGGCCACCATGGCGACACTGCTGTCCCACCTCCAGCGGCGCCCTCCCCTCGTGCGCCAGGCCATCAAGATAAGGCGGCGCAGGGTCAGAGACCTGCAGGATCCGCCCGCCCACAGCGCTCAGGAGGTAGGGGTGACGTCGAGGAGGAG ATCGAGCCTGCCTCCCACCACCTCTCCCCTGAGGAG CGGGCCCTGCTCTACGAGGAAGCTCTCTACACCGTCCTGCACCGTCTGGGGCAGCCTGAGCCCGGCCATGTGCGCGAGACCTCGGAGCTCCTGTTGTACCTGCGGGAG GCCTTCCACGTGGAGCCCGAGGAGCACCAGGAGATGCTACAGCGCGTCCAGAAGCTTGAG AAGCCAATATTTTGTCTGAAGGCAACCGTGAAACAAGCCAAGGGCATTCTGGGCAAAGATGTCAGTG GATTCAGTGACCCCTACTGCCTGCTGGGCATTGAGCAGGGGGTGAGCGTTCAGGGGGGCAGCCCTGGGTCCCGGCGTCGGCAGAAGGCTGTGGTGAGGCACACCATCCCGGAGGAGCACACCCACCGCACCCAGGTCATCGAGCAGACCCTCAACCCTGTCTGGGAGGAGACTTTCATCCT GGAGTTTGAGGACATAAACAGCTCGAGCTTCCATCTGGACATGTG GGACATGGACGCGGTGGAGTCCGTCAGGCAGAAGCTCGGGGAGCTCACAGATCTGCACGGGCTGCGAAG GATCTTCAAGGAGGCTCGGAAGGACAAAGGCCAGGACGATTTTCTGGGGAACATCGTCGTGAGGCTACAG GACCTCCGCTGCCGAGAGGACCACTGGTACCCTCTGGAGCCCTGCACCGAGACCTACCCGGACCGCGGCCAGTGCCACCTCCAGTTCCAGTTCATTCACAAGCGG AGAGCTCCGGCAGCCAGCCGCTCCCAGCCCAGCTACACGGTGCACCTGCACCTGCTCCAGCAGCTGGTGTCCCATGAGGTCACCCGGCACCAG GCAGGCAGCACCTCCTGGGACGGGTCGCTGAGTCCCCAGGCTGCCACCATCCTCTTTCTCCACGCGACACAGAAGGACCTCTCTGACTTCCACCAGTCCATGGC GCAGTGGCTGGCTTACAGCAGGCTCTACCAGAGCCTGGAGTTCCCGAGCAGCTGCCTCCTGCACCCCATCACCAGCATCGAGTACCAGTGGATCCAGGGCCGGCTCAAGGGAGAACAG CTGGAGGAGCTGGCCGCCTCGTTCAGCAGCCTGCTGGCCTACGGCCTCTCCCTCATCCGCAAGTTCCGCTCTGTCTTCCCCCTGTCTATGGCCGACTCCCCGGCCCGGCTGCAGTCTCTGCTCAG GGTCCTGGTACAGATGTGCAAGATGAAGGCCTTTGGAGAGCTGTGCCCTGACAGCGCCCCTCTGCCCCGGCTGGTGACCGAGACGCTCAGG ACCGGCACCACCGAGTGGTTCCACCTGAAGCAGCAGCACCATCAGCCCATGGTGCAG GGCTTGCTGGAGGCAGGCAAAGCCCTGCTGAGCCTGGTACAGGACGTCATCGGCGACCTACTGCAGTGCCGGCACACGTGGAACAAGATCTTCCAGAA CACGCTCAAGGTCGACCTCTTCTCCATGGCTTTTGTGGAGCTTCAGTGGCTG GTGGCCAAGCAGGTACAGGACCACACAGCGGCGGTGGCGGGCAGCCCCGTGTCCCCGGAGATGGGCGAGAGTCTATTCCAGCTCTATGTCAGCCTCAAGGAGCTCTACCAGCTGCGACCAGGCCCCACAGACAG GGATGGAGTCCTGGCCCTGGAGGGCTTTCAGCGCTGGTTCCAGCCCGCCGTCCCTTCTTGGCTGCAGAAGACTTACAGCGTGGCCCTGGCGCGGGTGCAACGTGCCGTGCAGATGGATGAG CTGGTGCCCCTGGGTGAACTGACCAAGCACAGCACATCTGCCGTGGACCTGTCCACCTGCTTCGCTCAGATCAGCCACACTGCCCGGCAGCTGGACTGGCCCGACCCAGAGGAGGCCTTCATGATCACCGTCAAGTTTGTGGAG gacaCCTGTCGGCTGGCTCTGGTCTACTGCAGCCTTATAAAGGCCCGGGCCCGTGAGCTCTCGGCAGGCCAGAAGGACCAGGGCCAGGCAGCCAACATG CTGTGCGTGGTGGTGAATGACATGGAGCAGCTGCGGCTGGTGATCGGCAAGCTGCCCGCCCAGCTGGCCTGGGAGGCCCTGGAACAGCGCGTCGGGGCCGTGCTGGAGCAGGACCAGCTGCAGAACACGCTGCACGCCCAGCTGCAGGGCGCGCTGGCCGGGCTGGGCCACGAGATCCGCACCGGCGTCCGCACCCTGGCGCAGCAG CTGGAGGTGGGCATCGCCACGCACATCCAGAAACTCGTGGGCGTCAAGGAGTCTGTCCTGCCTGAGGAT GCCATTCTGCCCCTGATGAAGTTTCTGGAGGTGAAGCTCTGCTACATGAACACCAACTTGGTGCAGGAGAACTTCAGCAG TCTCCTGACCCTGCTCTGGACCCACACGCTCAAGGTGCTCACGGACGCGGCTGCCTCCCAGCGGAGCTGCCCCCTGGCCTCCAGCAGGCTGAAGATTGCGCTGCAG AATCTGGAGATCTGCTTCTACGCAGAGGGCTGTGGCCTGCCACCCGCGGCGCTGCACACAGACGACTTCCAG GCTCTGCAGAGGGACCTGGAGCTGCAGGCGGCTTCCAGTCGGGAGCTCATCCGGAAGTACTTCTGCAGCCGCATCCAGCGCCAG GCGGAAACCACTTCTGAGGAGCTGGGGGCGGTCACAGTCAAGGCTTCCTACCGCGCCTCTGAGCAGAAGCTGCGTGTGGAACTGCTCAGCGCCTCCAGCCTGCTGCCCCTGGACTCCAACG GCTCCAGCGACCCCTTTGTCCAGCTGACCTTGGAGCCCAGGCACGAGTTCCCTGAGCTGGCCCCCCGGGAAACCCAAAAGCACAAGAAGGACCTTCACCCTCTGTTTGATGAGACCTTTGAATT CCTGGTGCCCGCTGAGCCATGCCTGAAGGACGGAGCTTGCCTCCTGCTAACGGTGCTGGACCATGACACGCTGGGGGCTGATGACTTGGAAGGGGAGGCCTTTCTGCCACTGCGCTCGGTGCCAGGCCTGACCGGGACTGAGGAGCCTGGCGAGGTGCCTCAGACCCGCCTGCCCCTCACCTACCCTGCACTCAACG GGGATCCCGTCCTGCAGCTGCTGGAGAGCCGGAAGGGTGATCGGGAGGCCCAGGTGTTTGTGAGGCTGCGGCGGCAGCGGGCCAAGCAGGCCTCCCAGCACGCCCCAAGGCCAGGGCAGTAG
- the UNC13D gene encoding protein unc-13 homolog D isoform X2, with protein MATLLSHLQRRPPLVRQAIKIRRRRVRDLQDPPAHSAQEIEPASHHLSPEERALLYEEALYTVLHRLGQPEPGHVRETSELLLYLREAFHVEPEEHQEMLQRVQKLEKPIFCLKATVKQAKGILGKDVSGFSDPYCLLGIEQGVSVQGGSPGSRRRQKAVVRHTIPEEHTHRTQVIEQTLNPVWEETFILEFEDINSSSFHLDMWDMDAVESVRQKLGELTDLHGLRRIFKEARKDKGQDDFLGNIVVRLQDLRCREDHWYPLEPCTETYPDRGQCHLQFQFIHKRRAPAASRSQPSYTVHLHLLQQLVSHEVTRHQAGSTSWDGSLSPQAATILFLHATQKDLSDFHQSMAQWLAYSRLYQSLEFPSSCLLHPITSIEYQWIQGRLKGEQLEELAASFSSLLAYGLSLIRKFRSVFPLSMADSPARLQSLLRVLVQMCKMKAFGELCPDSAPLPRLVTETLRTGTTEWFHLKQQHHQPMVQGLLEAGKALLSLVQDVIGDLLQCRHTWNKIFQNTLKVDLFSMAFVELQWLVAKQVQDHTAAVAGSPVSPEMGESLFQLYVSLKELYQLRPGPTDRDGVLALEGFQRWFQPAVPSWLQKTYSVALARVQRAVQMDELVPLGELTKHSTSAVDLSTCFAQISHTARQLDWPDPEEAFMITVKFVEDTCRLALVYCSLIKARARELSAGQKDQGQAANMLCVVVNDMEQLRLVIGKLPAQLAWEALEQRVGAVLEQDQLQNTLHAQLQGALAGLGHEIRTGVRTLAQQLEVGIATHIQKLVGVKESVLPEDAILPLMKFLEVKLCYMNTNLVQENFSSLLTLLWTHTLKVLTDAAASQRSCPLASSRLKIALQNLEICFYAEGCGLPPAALHTDDFQALQRDLELQAASSRELIRKYFCSRIQRQAETTSEELGAVTVKASYRASEQKLRVELLSASSLLPLDSNGSSDPFVQLTLEPRHEFPELAPRETQKHKKDLHPLFDETFEFLVPAEPCLKDGACLLLTVLDHDTLGADDLEGEAFLPLRSVPGLTGTEEPGEVPQTRLPLTYPALNGDPVLQLLESRKGDREAQVFVRLRRQRAKQASQHAPRPGQ; from the exons ATGGCGACACTGCTGTCCCACCTCCAGCGGCGCCCTCCCCTCGTGCGCCAGGCCATCAAGATAAGGCGGCGCAGGGTCAGAGACCTGCAGGATCCGCCCGCCCACAGCGCTCAGGAG ATCGAGCCTGCCTCCCACCACCTCTCCCCTGAGGAG CGGGCCCTGCTCTACGAGGAAGCTCTCTACACCGTCCTGCACCGTCTGGGGCAGCCTGAGCCCGGCCATGTGCGCGAGACCTCGGAGCTCCTGTTGTACCTGCGGGAG GCCTTCCACGTGGAGCCCGAGGAGCACCAGGAGATGCTACAGCGCGTCCAGAAGCTTGAG AAGCCAATATTTTGTCTGAAGGCAACCGTGAAACAAGCCAAGGGCATTCTGGGCAAAGATGTCAGTG GATTCAGTGACCCCTACTGCCTGCTGGGCATTGAGCAGGGGGTGAGCGTTCAGGGGGGCAGCCCTGGGTCCCGGCGTCGGCAGAAGGCTGTGGTGAGGCACACCATCCCGGAGGAGCACACCCACCGCACCCAGGTCATCGAGCAGACCCTCAACCCTGTCTGGGAGGAGACTTTCATCCT GGAGTTTGAGGACATAAACAGCTCGAGCTTCCATCTGGACATGTG GGACATGGACGCGGTGGAGTCCGTCAGGCAGAAGCTCGGGGAGCTCACAGATCTGCACGGGCTGCGAAG GATCTTCAAGGAGGCTCGGAAGGACAAAGGCCAGGACGATTTTCTGGGGAACATCGTCGTGAGGCTACAG GACCTCCGCTGCCGAGAGGACCACTGGTACCCTCTGGAGCCCTGCACCGAGACCTACCCGGACCGCGGCCAGTGCCACCTCCAGTTCCAGTTCATTCACAAGCGG AGAGCTCCGGCAGCCAGCCGCTCCCAGCCCAGCTACACGGTGCACCTGCACCTGCTCCAGCAGCTGGTGTCCCATGAGGTCACCCGGCACCAG GCAGGCAGCACCTCCTGGGACGGGTCGCTGAGTCCCCAGGCTGCCACCATCCTCTTTCTCCACGCGACACAGAAGGACCTCTCTGACTTCCACCAGTCCATGGC GCAGTGGCTGGCTTACAGCAGGCTCTACCAGAGCCTGGAGTTCCCGAGCAGCTGCCTCCTGCACCCCATCACCAGCATCGAGTACCAGTGGATCCAGGGCCGGCTCAAGGGAGAACAG CTGGAGGAGCTGGCCGCCTCGTTCAGCAGCCTGCTGGCCTACGGCCTCTCCCTCATCCGCAAGTTCCGCTCTGTCTTCCCCCTGTCTATGGCCGACTCCCCGGCCCGGCTGCAGTCTCTGCTCAG GGTCCTGGTACAGATGTGCAAGATGAAGGCCTTTGGAGAGCTGTGCCCTGACAGCGCCCCTCTGCCCCGGCTGGTGACCGAGACGCTCAGG ACCGGCACCACCGAGTGGTTCCACCTGAAGCAGCAGCACCATCAGCCCATGGTGCAG GGCTTGCTGGAGGCAGGCAAAGCCCTGCTGAGCCTGGTACAGGACGTCATCGGCGACCTACTGCAGTGCCGGCACACGTGGAACAAGATCTTCCAGAA CACGCTCAAGGTCGACCTCTTCTCCATGGCTTTTGTGGAGCTTCAGTGGCTG GTGGCCAAGCAGGTACAGGACCACACAGCGGCGGTGGCGGGCAGCCCCGTGTCCCCGGAGATGGGCGAGAGTCTATTCCAGCTCTATGTCAGCCTCAAGGAGCTCTACCAGCTGCGACCAGGCCCCACAGACAG GGATGGAGTCCTGGCCCTGGAGGGCTTTCAGCGCTGGTTCCAGCCCGCCGTCCCTTCTTGGCTGCAGAAGACTTACAGCGTGGCCCTGGCGCGGGTGCAACGTGCCGTGCAGATGGATGAG CTGGTGCCCCTGGGTGAACTGACCAAGCACAGCACATCTGCCGTGGACCTGTCCACCTGCTTCGCTCAGATCAGCCACACTGCCCGGCAGCTGGACTGGCCCGACCCAGAGGAGGCCTTCATGATCACCGTCAAGTTTGTGGAG gacaCCTGTCGGCTGGCTCTGGTCTACTGCAGCCTTATAAAGGCCCGGGCCCGTGAGCTCTCGGCAGGCCAGAAGGACCAGGGCCAGGCAGCCAACATG CTGTGCGTGGTGGTGAATGACATGGAGCAGCTGCGGCTGGTGATCGGCAAGCTGCCCGCCCAGCTGGCCTGGGAGGCCCTGGAACAGCGCGTCGGGGCCGTGCTGGAGCAGGACCAGCTGCAGAACACGCTGCACGCCCAGCTGCAGGGCGCGCTGGCCGGGCTGGGCCACGAGATCCGCACCGGCGTCCGCACCCTGGCGCAGCAG CTGGAGGTGGGCATCGCCACGCACATCCAGAAACTCGTGGGCGTCAAGGAGTCTGTCCTGCCTGAGGAT GCCATTCTGCCCCTGATGAAGTTTCTGGAGGTGAAGCTCTGCTACATGAACACCAACTTGGTGCAGGAGAACTTCAGCAG TCTCCTGACCCTGCTCTGGACCCACACGCTCAAGGTGCTCACGGACGCGGCTGCCTCCCAGCGGAGCTGCCCCCTGGCCTCCAGCAGGCTGAAGATTGCGCTGCAG AATCTGGAGATCTGCTTCTACGCAGAGGGCTGTGGCCTGCCACCCGCGGCGCTGCACACAGACGACTTCCAG GCTCTGCAGAGGGACCTGGAGCTGCAGGCGGCTTCCAGTCGGGAGCTCATCCGGAAGTACTTCTGCAGCCGCATCCAGCGCCAG GCGGAAACCACTTCTGAGGAGCTGGGGGCGGTCACAGTCAAGGCTTCCTACCGCGCCTCTGAGCAGAAGCTGCGTGTGGAACTGCTCAGCGCCTCCAGCCTGCTGCCCCTGGACTCCAACG GCTCCAGCGACCCCTTTGTCCAGCTGACCTTGGAGCCCAGGCACGAGTTCCCTGAGCTGGCCCCCCGGGAAACCCAAAAGCACAAGAAGGACCTTCACCCTCTGTTTGATGAGACCTTTGAATT CCTGGTGCCCGCTGAGCCATGCCTGAAGGACGGAGCTTGCCTCCTGCTAACGGTGCTGGACCATGACACGCTGGGGGCTGATGACTTGGAAGGGGAGGCCTTTCTGCCACTGCGCTCGGTGCCAGGCCTGACCGGGACTGAGGAGCCTGGCGAGGTGCCTCAGACCCGCCTGCCCCTCACCTACCCTGCACTCAACG GGGATCCCGTCCTGCAGCTGCTGGAGAGCCGGAAGGGTGATCGGGAGGCCCAGGTGTTTGTGAGGCTGCGGCGGCAGCGGGCCAAGCAGGCCTCCCAGCACGCCCCAAGGCCAGGGCAGTAG
- the UNC13D gene encoding protein unc-13 homolog D isoform X4 produces the protein MTLRLPPPLLGLTSAARIEPASHHLSPEERALLYEEALYTVLHRLGQPEPGHVRETSELLLYLREAFHVEPEEHQEMLQRVQKLEKPIFCLKATVKQAKGILGKDVSGFSDPYCLLGIEQGVSVQGGSPGSRRRQKAVVRHTIPEEHTHRTQVIEQTLNPVWEETFILEFEDINSSSFHLDMWDMDAVESVRQKLGELTDLHGLRRIFKEARKDKGQDDFLGNIVVRLQDLRCREDHWYPLEPCTETYPDRGQCHLQFQFIHKRRAPAASRSQPSYTVHLHLLQQLVSHEVTRHQAGSTSWDGSLSPQAATILFLHATQKDLSDFHQSMAQWLAYSRLYQSLEFPSSCLLHPITSIEYQWIQGRLKGEQLEELAASFSSLLAYGLSLIRKFRSVFPLSMADSPARLQSLLRVLVQMCKMKAFGELCPDSAPLPRLVTETLRTGTTEWFHLKQQHHQPMVQGLLEAGKALLSLVQDVIGDLLQCRHTWNKIFQNTLKVDLFSMAFVELQWLVAKQVQDHTAAVAGSPVSPEMGESLFQLYVSLKELYQLRPGPTDRDGVLALEGFQRWFQPAVPSWLQKTYSVALARVQRAVQMDELVPLGELTKHSTSAVDLSTCFAQISHTARQLDWPDPEEAFMITVKFVEDTCRLALVYCSLIKARARELSAGQKDQGQAANMLCVVVNDMEQLRLVIGKLPAQLAWEALEQRVGAVLEQDQLQNTLHAQLQGALAGLGHEIRTGVRTLAQQLEVGIATHIQKLVGVKESVLPEDAILPLMKFLEVKLCYMNTNLVQENFSSLLTLLWTHTLKVLTDAAASQRSCPLASSRLKIALQNLEICFYAEGCGLPPAALHTDDFQALQRDLELQAASSRELIRKYFCSRIQRQAETTSEELGAVTVKASYRASEQKLRVELLSASSLLPLDSNGSSDPFVQLTLEPRHEFPELAPRETQKHKKDLHPLFDETFEFLVPAEPCLKDGACLLLTVLDHDTLGADDLEGEAFLPLRSVPGLTGTEEPGEVPQTRLPLTYPALNGDPVLQLLESRKGDREAQVFVRLRRQRAKQASQHAPRPGQ, from the exons ATGACCCTCCGTCTCCCACCTCCACTGCTGGGCCTCACTTCCGCCGCTCGG ATCGAGCCTGCCTCCCACCACCTCTCCCCTGAGGAG CGGGCCCTGCTCTACGAGGAAGCTCTCTACACCGTCCTGCACCGTCTGGGGCAGCCTGAGCCCGGCCATGTGCGCGAGACCTCGGAGCTCCTGTTGTACCTGCGGGAG GCCTTCCACGTGGAGCCCGAGGAGCACCAGGAGATGCTACAGCGCGTCCAGAAGCTTGAG AAGCCAATATTTTGTCTGAAGGCAACCGTGAAACAAGCCAAGGGCATTCTGGGCAAAGATGTCAGTG GATTCAGTGACCCCTACTGCCTGCTGGGCATTGAGCAGGGGGTGAGCGTTCAGGGGGGCAGCCCTGGGTCCCGGCGTCGGCAGAAGGCTGTGGTGAGGCACACCATCCCGGAGGAGCACACCCACCGCACCCAGGTCATCGAGCAGACCCTCAACCCTGTCTGGGAGGAGACTTTCATCCT GGAGTTTGAGGACATAAACAGCTCGAGCTTCCATCTGGACATGTG GGACATGGACGCGGTGGAGTCCGTCAGGCAGAAGCTCGGGGAGCTCACAGATCTGCACGGGCTGCGAAG GATCTTCAAGGAGGCTCGGAAGGACAAAGGCCAGGACGATTTTCTGGGGAACATCGTCGTGAGGCTACAG GACCTCCGCTGCCGAGAGGACCACTGGTACCCTCTGGAGCCCTGCACCGAGACCTACCCGGACCGCGGCCAGTGCCACCTCCAGTTCCAGTTCATTCACAAGCGG AGAGCTCCGGCAGCCAGCCGCTCCCAGCCCAGCTACACGGTGCACCTGCACCTGCTCCAGCAGCTGGTGTCCCATGAGGTCACCCGGCACCAG GCAGGCAGCACCTCCTGGGACGGGTCGCTGAGTCCCCAGGCTGCCACCATCCTCTTTCTCCACGCGACACAGAAGGACCTCTCTGACTTCCACCAGTCCATGGC GCAGTGGCTGGCTTACAGCAGGCTCTACCAGAGCCTGGAGTTCCCGAGCAGCTGCCTCCTGCACCCCATCACCAGCATCGAGTACCAGTGGATCCAGGGCCGGCTCAAGGGAGAACAG CTGGAGGAGCTGGCCGCCTCGTTCAGCAGCCTGCTGGCCTACGGCCTCTCCCTCATCCGCAAGTTCCGCTCTGTCTTCCCCCTGTCTATGGCCGACTCCCCGGCCCGGCTGCAGTCTCTGCTCAG GGTCCTGGTACAGATGTGCAAGATGAAGGCCTTTGGAGAGCTGTGCCCTGACAGCGCCCCTCTGCCCCGGCTGGTGACCGAGACGCTCAGG ACCGGCACCACCGAGTGGTTCCACCTGAAGCAGCAGCACCATCAGCCCATGGTGCAG GGCTTGCTGGAGGCAGGCAAAGCCCTGCTGAGCCTGGTACAGGACGTCATCGGCGACCTACTGCAGTGCCGGCACACGTGGAACAAGATCTTCCAGAA CACGCTCAAGGTCGACCTCTTCTCCATGGCTTTTGTGGAGCTTCAGTGGCTG GTGGCCAAGCAGGTACAGGACCACACAGCGGCGGTGGCGGGCAGCCCCGTGTCCCCGGAGATGGGCGAGAGTCTATTCCAGCTCTATGTCAGCCTCAAGGAGCTCTACCAGCTGCGACCAGGCCCCACAGACAG GGATGGAGTCCTGGCCCTGGAGGGCTTTCAGCGCTGGTTCCAGCCCGCCGTCCCTTCTTGGCTGCAGAAGACTTACAGCGTGGCCCTGGCGCGGGTGCAACGTGCCGTGCAGATGGATGAG CTGGTGCCCCTGGGTGAACTGACCAAGCACAGCACATCTGCCGTGGACCTGTCCACCTGCTTCGCTCAGATCAGCCACACTGCCCGGCAGCTGGACTGGCCCGACCCAGAGGAGGCCTTCATGATCACCGTCAAGTTTGTGGAG gacaCCTGTCGGCTGGCTCTGGTCTACTGCAGCCTTATAAAGGCCCGGGCCCGTGAGCTCTCGGCAGGCCAGAAGGACCAGGGCCAGGCAGCCAACATG CTGTGCGTGGTGGTGAATGACATGGAGCAGCTGCGGCTGGTGATCGGCAAGCTGCCCGCCCAGCTGGCCTGGGAGGCCCTGGAACAGCGCGTCGGGGCCGTGCTGGAGCAGGACCAGCTGCAGAACACGCTGCACGCCCAGCTGCAGGGCGCGCTGGCCGGGCTGGGCCACGAGATCCGCACCGGCGTCCGCACCCTGGCGCAGCAG CTGGAGGTGGGCATCGCCACGCACATCCAGAAACTCGTGGGCGTCAAGGAGTCTGTCCTGCCTGAGGAT GCCATTCTGCCCCTGATGAAGTTTCTGGAGGTGAAGCTCTGCTACATGAACACCAACTTGGTGCAGGAGAACTTCAGCAG TCTCCTGACCCTGCTCTGGACCCACACGCTCAAGGTGCTCACGGACGCGGCTGCCTCCCAGCGGAGCTGCCCCCTGGCCTCCAGCAGGCTGAAGATTGCGCTGCAG AATCTGGAGATCTGCTTCTACGCAGAGGGCTGTGGCCTGCCACCCGCGGCGCTGCACACAGACGACTTCCAG GCTCTGCAGAGGGACCTGGAGCTGCAGGCGGCTTCCAGTCGGGAGCTCATCCGGAAGTACTTCTGCAGCCGCATCCAGCGCCAG GCGGAAACCACTTCTGAGGAGCTGGGGGCGGTCACAGTCAAGGCTTCCTACCGCGCCTCTGAGCAGAAGCTGCGTGTGGAACTGCTCAGCGCCTCCAGCCTGCTGCCCCTGGACTCCAACG GCTCCAGCGACCCCTTTGTCCAGCTGACCTTGGAGCCCAGGCACGAGTTCCCTGAGCTGGCCCCCCGGGAAACCCAAAAGCACAAGAAGGACCTTCACCCTCTGTTTGATGAGACCTTTGAATT CCTGGTGCCCGCTGAGCCATGCCTGAAGGACGGAGCTTGCCTCCTGCTAACGGTGCTGGACCATGACACGCTGGGGGCTGATGACTTGGAAGGGGAGGCCTTTCTGCCACTGCGCTCGGTGCCAGGCCTGACCGGGACTGAGGAGCCTGGCGAGGTGCCTCAGACCCGCCTGCCCCTCACCTACCCTGCACTCAACG GGGATCCCGTCCTGCAGCTGCTGGAGAGCCGGAAGGGTGATCGGGAGGCCCAGGTGTTTGTGAGGCTGCGGCGGCAGCGGGCCAAGCAGGCCTCCCAGCACGCCCCAAGGCCAGGGCAGTAG